The following proteins are encoded in a genomic region of Enterocloster clostridioformis:
- a CDS encoding BlaI/MecI/CopY family transcriptional regulator, which yields MKPELFDSELKIMKTLWKHGDCTAGQMAKLLKDEIGWNRNTAYTVIKKCIEKGAVIRLEPNLLCRAAVTRQEIKAPLPGSHKRESALHKRQPCRPGTTFPVHIPHR from the coding sequence ATGAAACCGGAACTATTTGACTCTGAACTTAAAATCATGAAAACACTGTGGAAGCATGGTGACTGCACGGCCGGTCAGATGGCTAAGCTGTTAAAGGACGAGATTGGCTGGAACCGCAATACGGCCTACACGGTCATCAAGAAATGTATTGAAAAGGGAGCTGTGATCCGTCTGGAGCCCAACCTTCTGTGCAGGGCAGCCGTGACCAGGCAGGAGATTAAAGCTCCTTTGCCTGGCTCACATAAGAGAGAATCTGCTTTGCATAAGCGTCAGCCATGCCGTCCGGGGACAACATTTCCGGTTCATATTCCGCATAGGTGA
- a CDS encoding NUDIX hydrolase, with product MEDKEKNTQIPVIRLDRQLKYEGNILKIYEDKVLANGHEARWDFIHHDGAAAVLPVADDGKILMVRQYRNALDRYTLEIPAGKLDEPGEPKVECAFRELEEETGYRVESPENLEYLMSLTTTVAFCDEAIDIFVAHNLIPSHQHLDEDEVINVVPCSLEELEDMVYTGKITDGKTIAAIMAYARKYRSEDKKDSMVRG from the coding sequence ATGGAAGATAAAGAAAAGAATACGCAGATACCGGTTATACGGCTGGACCGCCAGCTTAAATATGAGGGAAACATTCTTAAAATATATGAGGACAAGGTCCTGGCAAACGGCCATGAGGCAAGGTGGGATTTCATCCATCACGACGGCGCCGCGGCTGTCCTGCCCGTTGCTGACGATGGAAAAATCCTTATGGTGCGCCAGTACCGCAATGCTCTGGACCGTTATACCCTGGAGATTCCGGCAGGCAAGCTGGATGAGCCGGGAGAGCCAAAGGTGGAGTGCGCGTTCCGGGAGCTGGAGGAGGAGACCGGATACAGAGTGGAGTCACCGGAGAACCTGGAGTATCTTATGAGCCTTACCACGACTGTTGCGTTCTGCGATGAGGCCATTGACATATTCGTGGCCCACAACCTGATACCATCCCATCAGCATCTGGACGAGGATGAGGTGATCAATGTGGTTCCATGCAGCCTGGAGGAACTGGAGGACATGGTATACACAGGAAAGATTACGGACGGCAAGACCATTGCCGCCATTATGGCCTATGCCAGAAAATACCGTTCTGAGGATAAGAAGGACAGTATGGTGCGGGGCTAA
- a CDS encoding EamA family transporter, with translation MDWLLFAFGSAVFAGLTAVLSKIGVRDTDSDLATAVRTAVVLVFSWIMVFLTGMAGSIGTISGGTCLFLVLSGVATGASWLFYFRALQLGDVNKVAPIDKSSTILTMFLAALILGEGLGGMKILCMVLIGTGTLLMIQKREGRAEQPGNSGWLAAALLSAVFASLTAILGKIGIQGVESNLGTAIRTCVVLAMAWLLVFLQGKQKHLGRIAPKSWFFLIISGFATGASWLCYYRALQDGPASIVVPIDKLSILVTILFSRIFLGEKLDRKSFAGLVLLTAGTLLLLF, from the coding sequence ATGGATTGGCTGTTGTTTGCTTTCGGTTCAGCCGTGTTCGCCGGCCTGACTGCCGTCCTATCGAAAATCGGCGTCAGGGATACGGACTCGGATTTGGCTACTGCGGTCCGTACCGCAGTGGTTCTTGTGTTTTCGTGGATTATGGTGTTCCTTACCGGAATGGCCGGTTCCATAGGAACCATAAGCGGCGGAACCTGTCTGTTTCTGGTACTGTCCGGTGTGGCCACAGGGGCTTCCTGGCTGTTCTATTTCAGGGCTCTTCAGCTGGGGGATGTGAACAAGGTGGCTCCCATTGATAAATCCAGCACTATCCTGACCATGTTTCTGGCTGCCCTGATTTTGGGAGAGGGTCTTGGGGGAATGAAAATTCTGTGCATGGTCCTGATTGGGACAGGCACCCTGCTGATGATTCAAAAGCGGGAGGGAAGGGCGGAGCAGCCGGGGAACAGCGGATGGCTTGCGGCTGCCCTTTTATCGGCTGTATTTGCCAGCTTGACCGCCATTCTGGGAAAAATTGGAATACAGGGAGTGGAATCCAACCTGGGAACAGCCATCCGCACCTGCGTGGTGCTGGCAATGGCCTGGCTCCTGGTGTTCCTTCAGGGAAAGCAGAAGCATCTGGGGAGAATTGCGCCAAAGAGCTGGTTTTTCCTCATTATTTCGGGGTTTGCAACAGGAGCTTCCTGGCTGTGTTATTACAGGGCCCTGCAGGACGGGCCTGCCAGTATCGTGGTTCCCATTGATAAGCTCAGTATTCTGGTGACCATACTGTTTTCCAGAATATTCCTGGGGGAAAAGCTGGACCGCAAATCTTTTGCAGGTCTGGTTCTTCTGACCGCAGGAACGCTTCTGCTGTTATTCTAG
- a CDS encoding site-specific tyrosine recombinase: MTSDIKSFVSYLRDVKKTSRNTEISYQRDLMQLASFLEDKGITEVEKVTKTSLNSYILFLEKEGKATTTISRELASMKAFFNFMFKEGRIRKDPAELLKAPKIEKKAPVILSVNEVNALLGQPGMTTSKEIRDKAMLELLYATGIRVSELIGLELSDLNMQVGYITCRDGQKERMVPFGKPAKQALSVYLEKGRHELLKGKESQWLFTNCSGKAMSRQGFWKIIKYYGEKAGIQADITPHTLRHSFAAHLIRGGADIHAVQAMLGHSDSTTTHMYAAYSGNTVGETYRAALPRK; encoded by the coding sequence ATGACGTCCGATATAAAAAGCTTTGTGAGCTACCTGAGGGATGTGAAAAAGACCTCCAGGAACACGGAAATTTCCTACCAGAGAGATTTGATGCAGCTGGCGTCTTTTCTGGAGGATAAAGGAATAACAGAAGTTGAAAAGGTGACTAAGACCAGTCTGAATTCATATATCCTTTTTTTGGAAAAAGAGGGGAAGGCCACGACCACCATATCCAGGGAACTGGCATCCATGAAGGCTTTTTTCAATTTCATGTTCAAAGAAGGACGAATCCGCAAGGACCCGGCGGAACTCCTGAAAGCGCCCAAAATTGAGAAAAAGGCCCCTGTCATACTGAGTGTCAATGAGGTCAACGCTCTGCTGGGCCAACCCGGCATGACAACATCCAAGGAGATACGGGACAAGGCCATGCTGGAGCTTTTGTACGCCACGGGCATACGGGTGTCAGAGCTAATCGGGCTGGAGCTTTCGGATCTTAATATGCAGGTTGGCTACATCACTTGCAGGGATGGACAGAAGGAGCGCATGGTTCCTTTTGGAAAACCGGCCAAGCAGGCTTTGAGCGTGTATCTGGAAAAGGGGCGTCACGAGCTGCTTAAGGGTAAGGAATCCCAGTGGCTGTTCACTAATTGCAGCGGCAAGGCCATGAGCCGCCAGGGCTTCTGGAAGATTATCAAGTATTATGGGGAAAAGGCCGGTATCCAGGCAGATATAACCCCTCATACCCTGCGTCATTCCTTTGCTGCCCATCTGATTCGGGGCGGCGCCGACATCCATGCGGTCCAGGCCATGCTGGGCCATTCAGATTCCACCACCACCCATATGTACGCTGCTTATTCCGGCAATACGGTGGGAGAAACCTACCGGGCGGCTTTGCCCAGGAAGTAG